One segment of Chloroflexota bacterium DNA contains the following:
- a CDS encoding ABC transporter ATP-binding protein, translating to MKEIIKIDRLSFRYPDGHQALRDISLVIGEGETVGLIGPNGAGKSTLMLHLNGVLQSDGTVQVFGAPPKGKSLKTIRNKVGLVFQDPNDQLFSPTVFDDVAFGPINMGLPEAEIQQRVSQALSSVGMSGYEPRFSHHLSMGEKKRIAIATVLSMSPEILVLDEPTSNLDPRGKWSFVELLKELPMTKIVATHDLEVVSALCRRTILLDEGRIIADGPTDCILSDADLLEAHGLGRPKQEKMWAPIKPSLQ from the coding sequence GTGAAAGAGATTATAAAGATAGATCGTCTCTCCTTCAGGTACCCTGATGGACACCAGGCACTGCGCGATATTAGTCTGGTGATAGGCGAAGGCGAGACCGTAGGGTTGATCGGCCCAAACGGGGCGGGTAAATCAACATTGATGCTTCACCTGAACGGCGTCCTGCAAAGCGATGGCACAGTCCAGGTTTTTGGCGCGCCCCCCAAAGGTAAGAGCCTTAAGACTATTAGAAACAAGGTAGGTCTGGTTTTCCAGGATCCCAACGACCAACTCTTCTCTCCCACCGTGTTTGATGATGTCGCCTTTGGCCCAATCAATATGGGCCTTCCTGAAGCCGAAATTCAGCAGCGAGTGAGCCAAGCTTTGAGTTCGGTGGGAATGAGCGGATACGAGCCACGCTTCTCTCATCATCTCAGTATGGGAGAGAAGAAACGCATTGCTATTGCCACTGTACTCTCCATGAGCCCAGAAATTCTGGTACTTGATGAGCCAACCAGCAACCTGGATCCCAGGGGGAAGTGGTCTTTTGTGGAGTTGCTGAAAGAATTGCCGATGACAAAGATTGTGGCTACGCACGATTTGGAGGTTGTGTCGGCACTTTGCCGGCGCACTATCCTCTTGGATGAAGGAAGAATAATAGCTGACGGGCCTACTGATTGCATCTTGTCTGACGCCGACTTGCTTGAGGCACACGGACTGGGGCGACCAAAGCAAGAGAAGATGTGGGCCCCCATCAAACCGTCTCTCCAATAG